A region from the Duncaniella dubosii genome encodes:
- a CDS encoding 3-dehydroquinate synthase, with amino-acid sequence MLSGYAEMLKHGLLSSENDYTELLGFDILDANLERLLPLLERASR; translated from the coding sequence ATGCTATCGGGATATGCAGAAATGCTGAAACATGGTCTGCTGTCATCCGAAAATGACTACACCGAGCTGCTCGGATTCGATATCCTTGACGCAAATCTCGAACGCCTCCTCCCCCTCCTTGAAAGAGCGTCAAGGTAA
- a CDS encoding 3-dehydroquinate synthase, whose translation MVEEDPREKGIRRALNLGHTTAFRIACHPQRRSGSSRTCRGLRHTCRNDPIPFT comes from the coding sequence ATCGTTGAAGAAGACCCACGTGAAAAAGGAATCAGGCGTGCACTGAATCTCGGACACACGACAGCCTTTCGAATCGCTTGCCATCCACAAAGGCGCTCCGGTTCCTCACGGACATGCCGTGGCCTACGGCATACTTGTCGAAATGATCCTATCCCATTCAC